The Anolis carolinensis isolate JA03-04 chromosome 2, rAnoCar3.1.pri, whole genome shotgun sequence genome has a window encoding:
- the LOC100554216 gene encoding histone H1: MAEVAPVAAESSAAPAPKAPAKKVGGAAKAKKSSGPSVTELLTQAGSASKECGGISLAALKKSLAAAGYNVEKNNSRIKLGLKSLVTNGTLVQTKSTSTSGSFKLNKKQASEGKEKKGAPPPPPRRSPLWQFPEPKSQLELNDRPSLLDSKCAYLYIYKCIFMNV; this comes from the coding sequence ATGGCAGAAGTAGCTCCAGTGGCGGCTGAGTCTTCAGCGGCTCCCGCTCCCAAGGCTCCGGCAAAGAAAGTGGGAGGAGCAGCTAAGGCTAAGAAGTCTTCGGGTCCCAGCGTGACGGAGCTGTTGACCCAGGCAGGGTCGGCCTCTAAGGAGTGTGGAGGGATCTCTCTGGCTGCTCTGAAGAAGTCCTTGGCAGCCGCCGGCTACAATGTGGAGAAGAACAACAGCCGCATCAAGCTCGGCCTTAAGAGTCTGGTGACGAACGGGACTCTGGTCCAGACCAAAAGCACCAGCACTTCAGGCTCCTTCAAGCTCAACAAGAAGCAGGCCTCCGAGGGCAAGGAGAAGAagggcgccccccccccccccccaagaagaaGCCCGCTTTGGCAGTTTCCAGAGCCAAAAAGCCAActggaactcaatgacagacccagtcttttagactcgaaaTGCGCCTATCTGTatatttataagtgtatttttatgaatgtttga